The following is a genomic window from Halodesulfovibrio sp..
AGGAACCAGCGCAAACAACAATATTGCAACAGCTTTTGACCGCATTGACGGTTTATCATTTTCTAATTTTACTCGCTAAGAACTAGGACTCACAAGCAAGATTACCGGGCAAATATGTAAGAAAAGAGTACGCTACGTCCTTCAAGAAAGAACCATCCGAATTCAAGAGACTATGACAACAGCTTTATATCTGCCGGCAATTGATTGATTTTCTTCAAAACTGAAAAGATTCAAAAAAAGCGGCACGCTATAAAAAACATGCCGCTAATCTCGTATTCTTTATACTCATTGCATCGTGGTAATTTGGGTTGCGTTAATTTAGCCTCCCAATTCCGCACAACAAACTTAAAAACAAGCATGAGCCAAGTTGACTTTATTTTATTTGTATCGAGACATACTGCAATCGTAGACAATAGCAAAACAATCTTGCATTCGAGCGTAGAGTTAACGAAAACAGGTTGTTCTTTATTTGCGAAAGTCTGAAGAACGATATCAAGATCAAAACAAGTTCCCCCCAACTCACTCTTTCATTAAATTACGCTACCTGCTTTGCTGAATTATACAACGAATCAACGATCGGGGAACTAGGAGTGAACCCGCTGACGATTTCTTGCAGTAAATTTCGAGCAGCAAGAGAGTCATTTTCAGCTTCAATTGATTCAAACAGTGAAAGTTTTTCTTCCAAAACTTGAAGTGGAAGAAATACCTCGTGTGCCTGCATTATCTTTGGGTGTTCGGTTTTTTTGACATCATCGCCAACCAACAATTCCTCGTATAATTTTTCACCAGGACGCAAGCCAACTACAGAAATTTCAATATCACCATTAGGGTTTTCAGCATCTTTAATTGTTTTACCGGAAAGCAATACCATCCTGCGAGCCATGTCAAAAATCTTTACAGACTTCCCCATATCCAAAACAAATACATCACCACCAATACCCATAGCACCAGCTTGAATAACCAGCTGAGCAGCTTCGGGAATTGTCATAAAATACCGTGTAATATCTTGATGGGTAACGGTTAGAGGACCACCACTAGCTATTTGTTTTTTAAACAATGGCACAACCGACCCTGATGATCCCAAGACATTCCCAAATCTAACCATGGAAAAAATTGTCTTAGAATTTTTCGAAGCCATTGCCTGAAGAATTAACTCCGCTGTGCGCTTAGTAGCCCCCATCACATTAGTTGGACGAACAGCTTTATCAGTTGAAATCAACACAAAATTTTCAACTTCAGCATCTTGAGCAGCTTCTGCTAAAATTTTTGTTCCGAAGACATTGTTCTTAACCCCCTGGAGAATATTACCTTCTACCAAAGGAACATGTTTGTATGCGGCGGCATGATATACGGTATGTATTTTATACTGCGCAAACAGCTCATCAAGCCTTGCGCGATCGCAAACAGAACCGAGCAACGGGATAATAGAAACATTGCTAAAATTACATTCCTCCAAAATACCGCGTAGCTCTTGATCTATTTTATACAAAGCAAATTCTGTAAGCTCATACAACACAAGTGTGATAGGTTCCGCACTAATAATCTGGCGGCAAAGTTCAGAACCGATTGACCCACCAGCGCCTGTAACCAAGACATTCTTCCCTCTAATACACTTAGAGAAAAGCTGTTCTCTGGGAGCAACAGGGGCACGCCCTAAAAGGTCTTCAGGATCGATATCTTCAAGCTGTTCAAGTAAAGCCCTACCTGAAACAATCGCTTCCAGAGAAGGAATAGATTGAACACGCAACGAATGTCCGTCCAGTTTTTCAAGCATGCTACGACGCTGAGCTGGAGTTGCACTTGGAGCTGCAAGCAAAACTCGTGTTGCTTTAGTTAGAGCGATAACCTGCGGCAGATCATCTACACTATACACTTTTAACCCGTGAACAATACAACCTTGGAGCACCTTCTTGTCATCAAGAAAAGCACAGGGACAAAAATCTTCACCCGCAGCTAAGTTTCGTTTCAGCTGAACACCTGCTTCACCAGCACCATAAATAATGACCAGCTCTTTTGTTTTTTGCTGAAGACGTGAATATATATGAAGATAATGTGCAATCCAACGGCTGCCACCAATAAATACAAAAAGTAAAAGACAGTAAATAAAAGGTACAGACCGCGGAAATGCTTCTATTCGGAGAATAAATACTGAGAACAATAACAACAAGCTAGAGCAGATAACAGCAAGAGCAATAGTACGGATTGCATCAATTCCCATGAAATGGACAACTGTCTTATATAATCCAAGCCAGAAAAAAATCCCCATACTCCCTATGGTTAAAACTGAGGCAGTAAGCGGCAAGTTTTCTATAGGGGCAGGGAACATTTCACCTAATCGCAGTCCCAATGCGCCCCATAAGGCTAATGAGATCATCAAGAAGTCTGTTATCAGCATCAAAAATCTTTTCTGACTTCTATTCAATTTTGTAATTTTCATTACCAAATCGTATGACATTGCTTTATCAAGTCCTTATGAATAACTATTTTTAAGCACAGAAATTTGGTTCACTCATCAAGCGCACCGAACCAATTCCAGTAAATTTACTGAAACAACGTACGAATAATATTAATTACGCTTTCCTGTTGCTCTTCAGTCATATTTGATGCTGAAGGTAAACAAACACCTGTTTCAAAAAGATAATCGCAGAAACTTACATCAGCATGCTTGTAGTAATGGCAATCCTCAAACAAAGGCTGCTGGTGCATTGGCTTCCAGAAATGACGGGCATCAATGTTCACTTCTGCTAATGCTTTAATTAAATCCTGCGGCTTAACATCGGTTTTTTCTGGATTAAAAACTACAGCAGAAAGCCATCTGTTAGAATAGTCGCCATCCGGCTCCGGCATCCATTCGAGGCACTCAATATCAGACAACTTGTCCCGATAGCGTTCAAAAATATCACGTCGAGTCTTTGCACGAGAATCAAGAACCTGTAACTGACCACGCCCGATGCCAGCGAGCACATTACTCATACGATAGTTATATCCCATTTCTGTATGCTCATAATGCGGGGCAGTAACTCTAGCTTGCGTCGAAAGATAGCGACACCGGTTCATCAGTTCCTTATCATCAGATATCACCATGCCCCCACCTGATGTGGTAATAATCTTATTCCCATTGAAGGAGAAAATACCAATTTTACCGATA
Proteins encoded in this region:
- a CDS encoding nucleoside-diphosphate sugar epimerase/dehydratase, translated to MKITKLNRSQKRFLMLITDFLMISLALWGALGLRLGEMFPAPIENLPLTASVLTIGSMGIFFWLGLYKTVVHFMGIDAIRTIALAVICSSLLLLFSVFILRIEAFPRSVPFIYCLLLFVFIGGSRWIAHYLHIYSRLQQKTKELVIIYGAGEAGVQLKRNLAAGEDFCPCAFLDDKKVLQGCIVHGLKVYSVDDLPQVIALTKATRVLLAAPSATPAQRRSMLEKLDGHSLRVQSIPSLEAIVSGRALLEQLEDIDPEDLLGRAPVAPREQLFSKCIRGKNVLVTGAGGSIGSELCRQIISAEPITLVLYELTEFALYKIDQELRGILEECNFSNVSIIPLLGSVCDRARLDELFAQYKIHTVYHAAAYKHVPLVEGNILQGVKNNVFGTKILAEAAQDAEVENFVLISTDKAVRPTNVMGATKRTAELILQAMASKNSKTIFSMVRFGNVLGSSGSVVPLFKKQIASGGPLTVTHQDITRYFMTIPEAAQLVIQAGAMGIGGDVFVLDMGKSVKIFDMARRMVLLSGKTIKDAENPNGDIEISVVGLRPGEKLYEELLVGDDVKKTEHPKIMQAHEVFLPLQVLEEKLSLFESIEAENDSLAARNLLQEIVSGFTPSSPIVDSLYNSAKQVA